Part of the Benincasa hispida cultivar B227 chromosome 11, ASM972705v1, whole genome shotgun sequence genome, GTATATTTAGTCCATACTTACCAAACTCTAATGAAATGTGGTTAATCTTAATAAAATTCCATTGATATCTAAATCGTaaagataatttaattattttgaatctcctttacttaaaattaaaagtatcaCATTTATTATTAGCATTGTTGTTATCTTAAGGtaaagatataaattgatataattattagtttagagtataaattgataaaatcttcaaaattcaaggtttaaattgatacaatcccaaAAATTTAAGGAATTATTATAATTCTTATTTTAGGGTATAAATTGATGTAATCCctaaagtttagagatataaattgatattcaccctaaaaaacaatcaaaattagatatcaattttttttattattttatgatatagactttttattttatgaaaatattaatctctaattagtttatcaatttatttatacaagAAATCTCATGATCTCTTAACAGTAATTTCTACTATAAGGACTAAAccattacaaattttaaaattaaagaccAAATTGTTATACAGTAAaattcaaggactaaattgttacaaaattgaaagtacaaagattaaatcattacaaaccAAAGTTCATAGATCAAATCGTTACTTTCACGAAAATTTGGAGACTACATGTGATTTTTAACAGAAGAATTGTTATcaagtaagaaaaataaaatcaactaGATctctataatatataattaaaatgcaaaattaGAAGAGTCGGCACAGAGATTATTGGCAATAAAATTCATAGCAGCCAAAAAGAGGTGGagagaaaaatagcaaaacttaAATCAAAGTGAAGacatttccaaaaataaattgGGGCCTTATATTTTGTGTAGATAAGGTTCCAATTCCAACTACCTGTTTTTTTCTGCACGTATTATCATCTCTCACAAAGAGTGTAGAGACAGAGAAATGGCAGAAACTGGGCACCTTGTAACAGCTAGAAATATCAACTCCATTTCAAGTTCATTCAACAAAGCTGCTGCACCTAAATATGCAACTCAAACATTCAAAATCACAGCTTCTTCAAAGAGAAATGACATCTCCTTGGTAAACACATTCTTCTCCTCTTCATCTTTCAGATTTCTGcagatttccattttcaaaAACTCTTCCTCTTCTATCTAATCAGTTCATCTTTTAACAATTGCCTATTAATTGATGGAATGAAAAACTTGGATTGTTCAATCTAGTTTCTGGCTTCTACTTGTTTGCTCTATTGTTGAGAGTCTCTAGAATGTATAGTTCTTCATACAATTCCCTTCCAACTCAAGCAAGACTTTTTGTTTTAATGAAGAGAAGAAGCAACAAAACGTCAAGGCGTCTAATCACAATATCAACATCAGGAAGCAGATGGCAGGGGAAATGGACCAGTGATTACCTGCTTTCCCTGCGAGATCTCAACTTAGAAGACTTGGTAGAAGATGAACACAAAAATGCACGCGTCTTCATCAACCTATGTATTGAGAAGGTAATTTCAATACTTTTTTCCTCCAAAAATCTATTTTATGTATAATGATATTTAATGAACACAACTTGAATCTAACTCCAACAACATCTAACAATGGATCCATATCCAATAACATCTCAGAATGAATCATTATTGGAGAGGCCGAGACGGGTAGAGACTTTTTTAAAGAATGAGACTTGTTTAGAGAGATGAGTGTGTTGGGGGGAGAAAAAAGGACTTTTCTTTAAAAGGGAGTAgtaaagaaaatcatttttcttcttctttttctttccttgtgAAGGAGCATGCTGAAGAATCCATTTCTCAACTCAACGAGAATAGATATTAAACAGGCATTTTTGAAGCAATTTAAAGAAGCCAAACAGCCCCAAATCAGACCAATTCTACACAAAATGCTCTGTCAGATTACTAGAATACTGATTTTCCCTTTGTTTACCAGCATGCAAGTTTCGGGTTCACCGTGGATGGGAAGATCAACACATCATTCACTCGAAAGTGCTGTACCTGTTCTTCACCATACTGCAGAGAGGTAGCACTGTTTAAATAACCAAacaaactttattagatttactTGCGCAATTGCAGAATTTCAGGGCAATTACTAGAAACTTCCACAATTTTCTGTTATCTTTATCTCATCTATCCACGAGGTTTCAATTCAGAAACATTCCAACCGAAGTTCTAACACATACAATTATCTTAATCAAACAGATCAATGCAAACTTTAATGTATTGGTTCTGTCATCAAACAGAACCAACAGGGAGATTCATCTTCCAGATATTGGAGGTGACGATCCATCAGTAAGTTTCTCAAGTTTTTGCATTTCTTCACTTCAATCACTAAGAACTATGACACCTTCTTAAACTTAACAGGTGATCTACGTTAAACCTGGACTTGAAGCTGATCTAGATTCATTCGTACGTGACACAATTAGGCTTACAACCTCAACCAAGGTGAGAAGTTGAATGCAAATAGAATTGGCCTACTTAACAATAACCATGATATCTAAATACTACCAAGTTTCAATTGG contains:
- the LOC120091991 gene encoding large ribosomal RNA subunit accumulation protein YCED homolog 2, chloroplastic, whose product is MAETGHLVTARNINSISSSFNKAAAPKYATQTFKITASSKRNDISLRRSNKTSRRLITISTSGSRWQGKWTSDYLLSLRDLNLEDLVEDEHKNARVFINLCIEKHASFGFTVDGKINTSFTRKCCTCSSPYCREINANFNVLVLSSNRTNREIHLPDIGGDDPSVIYVKPGLEADLDSFVRDTIRLTTSTKDTCSELCEKSQPTVQYIGAQNGASIDKRWSRLLELRKSNA